A genomic stretch from Rhinatrema bivittatum chromosome 9, aRhiBiv1.1, whole genome shotgun sequence includes:
- the P2RY1 gene encoding P2Y purinoceptor 1: MSDAFLSALLNATESTLSAEGSPAGNASKCSLTKTGFQFYYLPAVYILVFITGFVGNSVAIWMFIFHMKPWSSISVYMFNLALADFLYVLSLPALIFYYFNKTDWIFGDAMCKLQRFIFHVNLYGSILFLTCISVHRYTGVVHPLKSLGRLKKKNSIYVSALVWVVVVAGISPILFYSGTSVRKNKTVTCFDTSSDEYLRSYFIYSMCTTVCGFCIPFILILGCYGLIVRALIYKDMNNAPLRKKSIYLVIIVLTVFAVSYLPFHVMKNLNLRARLDFQAPEMCSFNDRVYATYQVTRGLASLNSCVDPILYFLAGDTFRRRLSRATRKASRRSEANVQSKSEEMTLNILTEYKQNGDTSL; this comes from the coding sequence ATGAGCGACGCCTTCCTCTCGGCCCTGCTGAATGCCACGGAAAGCACGCTCTCGGCCGAGGGCTCGCCCGCCGGCAACGCCAGCAAGTGCTCGCTGACGAAGACCGGCTTCCAGTTCTATTACCTCCCCGCCGTCTACATCCTGGTCTTCATCACGGGCTTCGTGGGCAACAGCGTGGCCATCTGGATGTTCATCTTCCACATGAAGCCGTGGAGCAGCATCTCCGTGTACATGTTCAACCTGGCGTTGGCCGATTTCCTCTACGTGCTTTCCCTGCCCGCCCTCATCTTCTACTACTTCAACAAGACCGACTGGATCTTCGGCGATGCCATGTGCAAGCTGCAGCGCTTCATCTTCCACGTCAACCTGTACGGCAGcatcttgttcctgacctgcATCAGCGTGCATCGCTACACCGGGGTGGTGCACCCCCTGAAGTCCCTGGGGAGGCTGAAGAAGAAGAACTCCATCTACGTCAGTGCCCTGGTCTGGGTGGTCGTCGTGGCCGGCATTTCCCCCATCCTCTTCTACTCCGGCACATCGGTGAGGAAGAACAAGACCGTCACCTGCTTCGACACCTCCTCCGACGAGTACCTGCGAAGTTACTTCATCTACAGCATGTGCACCACCGTCTGTGGCTTCTGCATCCCCTTCATTCTGATCCTGGGCTGCTACGGGTTAATTGTCCGGGCGCTGATTTACAAAGACATGAACAATGCCCCCTTACGGAAGAAGTCCATCTACCTGGTGATTATCGTGCTGACCGTCTTCGCCGTCTCCTACCTGCCCTTCCACGTGATGAAGAACCTGAACCTGCGAGCCCGGCTGGATTTCCAGGCTCCCGAGATGTGCTCCTTCAATGACAGGGTTTACGCCACTTATCAGGTGACCCGGGGGCTCGCCAGCCTGAACAGTTGCGTGGACCCCATTCTCTATTTCCTGGCCGGGGATACCTTTCGAAGAAGACTTTCCCGGGCAACCAGGAAAGCTTCGCGGAGAAGCGAAGCAAACGTGCAGTCCAAAAGCGAAGAGATGACTCTTAACATTTTGACAGAATACAAGCAGAATGGAGACACGAGTTTGTGA